One window from the genome of Eucalyptus grandis isolate ANBG69807.140 chromosome 7, ASM1654582v1, whole genome shotgun sequence encodes:
- the LOC120296312 gene encoding LOW QUALITY PROTEIN: protein decapping 5-like (The sequence of the model RefSeq protein was modified relative to this genomic sequence to represent the inferred CDS: inserted 2 bases in 2 codons; deleted 2 bases in 1 codon), with product MATESGASGRSNSTADSYIGSLISLTSKSEIRYEGVLYNINTDESSIGLRNVRSFGTEGRXKDGPQVPPSDKVYEYILFRGSDIKDLQVKSSPPVQPAPVPPINNDPAIIQSHYPRPVSTSTSLSPAASVPLADVGSNTAQMALPATNFQGGLPLYQPPGNMGSWGAPPAPGANSSGIMPMYWQGYYPPNGLPHINQQPLLRPPPGLSMPPLQQPMQYPGFNTSFPAGASNLPGPHLPEVPSPLLPVSSSSLSMTSISSSATLPSTLPTVSSTTTSSDSLSSVMFNKPPISALPSVSLSASLPSLPPLMTTPEISNMIPPISNKLNVFAGPTLQYQSSAQSTSSILGPSNAVNPEAPVQMPTSTTIPSLITPGQILQSGSTSTPSSQPSQIAHKDVEVVQVSPSSPKLLASPKPLTPVASEAQPPILPLPPPARGGYKQNGVPFQNRYGQRGRERGRGARGSRPLTRFTEDFDFTAMNEKFNKDEVWGHLGKSKGHSKDKDIEGDVSDEDNYYDEEDSELPNMEGKPVYNKDDFFDSLSCNALDHGSNSGRPKFSEQMKIDTETFGEFSRHXGGRGGRGLGRGGRSRGYYGRGYNYNGRGRGRAVYGRAS from the exons TACGATCATTTGGAACGGAAGGAC AAAAGGATGGACCACAAGTCCCACCAAGTGACAAGGTTTATGAATACATATTGTTCCGAGGAAGTGACATCAAG GATTTGCAGGTCAAATCCTCTCCACCTGTTCAGCCTGCACCTGTACCCCCTATCAATAATGACCCAGCAATCATACAG TCTCATTACCCTCGTCCAGTTTCAACATCCACAAGTTTGTCTCCTGCTGCTAGTGTACCCTTAGCCGATGTTGGCTCCAACACGGCACAGATGGCACTACCTGCTACGAACTTTCAAGGCGGCCTTCCTTTATATCAACCACCT GGGAATATGGGGTCATGGGGAGCTCCCCCAGCCCCAGGTGCAAATAGTAGTGGGATTATGCCTATGTATTGGCAAGGATATTATCCTCCCAATGGGCTTCCTCATATTAATCAGCAGCCTTTGCTTAGGCCACCACCTGGGCTGTCTATGCCTCCTCTGCAGCAGCCAATGCAGTATCCTGGCTTTAATACTTCTTTCCCTGCCGGAGCTTCGAACTTGCCAGGTCCACACTTGCCTGAGGTCCCATCTCCTTTGCTTCCTGTTAGCAGCAGTTCACTCAGCATGACTTCCATTTCCTCATCTGCTACTCTTCCATCAACCCTCCCTACTGTTTCATCAACTACAACATCTTCAGATTCCCTATCGAGTGTCATGTTCAATAAGCCTCCGATCTCTGCCCTTCCTTCAGTCAGTTTGAGTGCTAGTTTGCCATCGCTCCCGCCTCTGATGACTACTCCGGAGATTAGCAACATGATTCCCCCTATATCTAACAAGCTCAATGTATTTGCTGGTCCAACCTTGCAGTATCAAAGTAGTGCTCAATCCACTTCCTCCATTTTGGGCCCATCTAATGCTGTTAATCCAGAGGCTCCTGTACAGATGccaacatcaacaacaatcccTTCATTGATAACGCCTGGTCAGATTTTGCAGTCTGGATCCACGAGCACCCCTTCTTCTCAACCTTCACAAATTGCTCACAAGGATGTGGAGGTGGTTCAAGtctcaccatcatcaccaaAGCTATTGGCATCACCAAAGCCATTGACACCTGTTGCATCAGAAGCTCAACCTCCTATATTGCCTTTGCCTCCACCTGCACGTGGTGGTTATAAG CAGAATGGAGTTCCATTTCAGAATCGTTATGGACAGAGAGGTCGTGAAAGGGGGAGAGGAGCTCGG GGTTCACGTCCACTCACTAGATTTACTGAGGATTTTGATTTTACGGCaatgaatgaaaaattcaacaagGATGAAGTATGGGGTCACCTTGGTAAGAGTAAAGGTCATTCCAAGGACAAAGATATCGAGGGCGATGTAAGTGACGAGGATAATTATTATGATGAAGAGGATAGTGAGCTACCAAATATGGAGGGCAAG CCTGTCTACAACAAGGATGATTTCTTTGATTCACTCTCCTGCAATGCTCTTGATCATGGATCAAACAGTGGAAGGCCAAAGTTTTCTGAGCAAATGAAGATAGACACAGAG ACTTTCGGTGAATTCTCAAGGC AGGGTGGTCGAGGTGGCCGTGGTCTTGGTCGTGGTGGTCGTTCTCGGGGATACTATGGGAGGGGTTATAACTATAACGGAAGAGGCCGAGGAAGAGCAGTTTATGGCCGTGCTTCATAG